From the Malaclemys terrapin pileata isolate rMalTer1 chromosome 13, rMalTer1.hap1, whole genome shotgun sequence genome, one window contains:
- the DAXX gene encoding death domain-associated protein 6 isoform X2, whose protein sequence is MAATVESNIIILDDEEEGLPPPMPREPPGPASASPQPSGTPTKKPDPLAQHGGSFKTENERLFAEFLECCSRLTEEHPEVIPFLASRHQKAGAEFLASAEFRNVLGRCLTRVQSKRSKVYVYINELCTVLKAHTQRRKLALSSAPAPTAPHQPEPAAPEEGEGTSGQRGTGSKRQIRYLENLLRVYMGEIRRLQERELDLAELDSEDSTYLQESRLKRKMMHIFERLCQLKQCSSLTGRVIEQRIPYRGTRYPEVNRRIERFINRPDVFPDYTDILKVIQKASARHSLGLAKRQMQSMALDAFREVGNRLQERRHLDLVYNFGSHLTDQYRPDTDPARRDSALARRLRENREVALTRLDSVVSRYAQLQDESEEEERVRKRAAQARGSATPRQEGPLPPPCPMAPDPGEEQLHTQGSPSTSATSQGALAVSEEDDDDSEEEEPSSDTDIEEELQQSQEGGEEEEEDAAMQDAEAAGEDTAGDQEDQCMELGLEPGLEPLPCSSGGEDLEDEDEEDEEEDEDEEPLPLAEGQGPPSPKEEEGPPFSPVQELFVLEIEALPLELSETPPPSPQLPGGSEATPKAAPLSPEPSEATPLGPTSPETVFSRTEQEVSLKEPASFAVKQEGGGMGDSGLRTQPPAKRRQLSVPRSPLARPLENGGSMISSTSFNGSAGPPACKRGRQELPCGNSCLEVHSIGSEDEDLELPLDGLLPRSPLPDSTRADSPFQSLVSSSQGSPQLCQRLLPKACKTSVATQCDPEEIIVLSDSD, encoded by the exons ATGGCTGCCACAGTGGAGAGCAACATCATCATCTTggatgatgaggaggaggggcTGCCACCACCTATGCCCAGGGAGCCCCCAGGGCCCgcctctgcctccccccagcccagtgggACCCCCACCAAGAAACCAGATCCCCTGGCCCAGCATGGTGGCAGCTTCAAGACTGAGAATGAACGTCTCTTTGCAGAG ttcctggagtgCTGTAGCCGGCTGACGGAGGAGCACCCTGAGGTGATCCCATTCCTGGCCAGCCGGCACCAGAAGGCCGGTGCCGAGTTCCTGGCCTCAGCTGAGTTTCGCAACGTGCTGGGGCGCTGCCTGACTCGTGTGCAGAGCAAGCGCAGCAAAGTCTACGTCTACATCAACGAGCTGTGCACCGTGCTCAAGGCCCACACGCAGCGCCGCAAGCTGGCGCTcagctcagccccagcccccaccgccccccaccaGCCGGAGCCCGCAGCGCccgaggagggggaggggacgtcGGGACAGCGCGGCACTGGCTCCAAGCGGCAAATCCGCTACCTGGAGAACCTGCTGCGTGTCTACATGGGGGAGATCCGGCGGCTGCAGGAGCGGGAGCTGGACCTGGCTGAGCTGGACAGCGAGGACTCCACCTACCTGCAGGAGAGCCGGCTCAAGCGCAAGATGATGCACATCTTCGAGCGGCTGTGCCAGCTCAAGCAGTGCAGCAGCCTGACGGGCCGGGTGATCGAGCAGCGCATCCCCTACCGGGGCACCCGCTACCCGGAGGTCAACCGGCGCATCGAGCGCTTCATCAACCGGCCCGACGTCTTCCCCGACTACACCGACATCCTCAAGGTGATCCAGAAGGCCAGTGCCCGCCACAGCCTGGGCCTGGCCAAGCGCCAGATGCAGAGCATGGCCTTGGATGCCTTCCGCGAGGTGGGCAACCGCCTGCAGGAGCGGCGCCACCTCGACCTGGTCTACAACTTCGGTAGCCACCTCACCGACCAGTACCGGCCTG ACACTGACCCTGCCCGAAGGGACTCTGCACTGGCCCGGCGGCTGCGGGAGAACCGCGAGGTGGCGCTGACGCGGCTGGACAGTGTCGTCTCACGCTATGCCCAGCTGCAGGACGAGAGCGAGGAGGAGGAGCGTGTCCGCAAGAGAGCTGCCCAAGCCCGTGGCAGCGCCACCCCCCGGCAGGAGGGgccgctgcccccaccctgccccatggCGCCAGACCCAGGGGAGGAGCAGCTCCACACGCAG GGCAGCCCCAGCACGAGCGCCACAAGCCAAGGGGCACTTGCGGTCAGTGAGGAGGATGACGATGACTCGGAGGAGGAAGAGCCCTCATCAGACACAGACATtgaggaggagctgcagcagagccaagaaggtggggaggaggaagaagaggatgcAGCCATGCAAG ATGCAGAAGCAGCAGGTGAGGACACGGCAGGGGACCAGGAGGACCAGTGCATGGAGTTGGGCCTGGAGCCGGGCCTGGAGCCACTGCCATGCTCGTCAGGCGGGGAGGATCTGGAGGACGAGGATGAGGAGGACGAAGAAGAGGATGAAGATGAGGAGCCCCTGCCCCTTGCAGAGGGCCAGGGCCCCCCGTCccccaaggaggaggaggggccaccATTCAGCCCGGTGCAGGAGCTGTTTGTGCTGGAGATTGAGGCGCTGCCCCTGGAACTCAGCGAAacaccacccccctcccctcaactCCCAGGGGGCTCTGAGGCCACCCCAAAGGCTGCCCCCTTGTCCCCAGAGCCCTCTGAGGCCACCCCACTGGGCCCCACCTCCCCTGAGACGGTCTTTTCACGGACTGAGCAGGAGGTCTCCCTGAAGGAGCCTGCTAGTTTCGCGGTGAAGCAGGAGGGAGGTGGCATGGGGGACTCCGGGCTCCGGactcaaccccctgccaagagaaGGCAGCTGTCTGTCCCCAGGAGCCCCCTTGCCCGGCCCTTGGAGAACGGGGGCAGCATGATCAGCTCCACCAGCTTCAACGGCAGCGCTGGGCCCCCAGCCTGCAAGAGGGGACGCCAGGAGCTGCCCTGTGGCAACAG CTGCCTGGAGGTTCACAGCATCGGCTCAGAGGATGAGGACTTGGAGCTGCCGCTAGATGGCCTgctgccccgcagccccctgcctgaCTCCACCCGTGCCGATTCGCCCTTCCAGAGCTTGGTCAGCAGCTCCCAGGGCAGCCCGCAGCTGTGCCAGCGCCTCTTGCCCAAGGCCTGCAAG ACCAGCGTGGCGACTCAGTGTGACCCGGAGGAGATCATCGTTCTGTCGGACTCGGATTAg
- the DAXX gene encoding death domain-associated protein 6 isoform X1: MAATVESNIIILDDEEEGLPPPMPREPPGPASASPQPSGTPTKKPDPLAQHGGSFKTENERLFAEFLECCSRLTEEHPEVIPFLASRHQKAGAEFLASAEFRNVLGRCLTRVQSKRSKVYVYINELCTVLKAHTQRRKLALSSAPAPTAPHQPEPAAPEEGEGTSGQRGTGSKRQIRYLENLLRVYMGEIRRLQERELDLAELDSEDSTYLQESRLKRKMMHIFERLCQLKQCSSLTGRVIEQRIPYRGTRYPEVNRRIERFINRPDVFPDYTDILKVIQKASARHSLGLAKRQMQSMALDAFREVGNRLQERRHLDLVYNFGSHLTDQYRPDTDPARRDSALARRLRENREVALTRLDSVVSRYAQLQDESEEEERVRKRAAQARGSATPRQEGPLPPPCPMAPDPGEEQLHTQGSPSTSATSQGALAVSEEDDDDSEEEEPSSDTDIEEELQQSQEGGEEEEEDAAMQDAEAAGEDTAGDQEDQCMELGLEPGLEPLPCSSGGEDLEDEDEEDEEEDEDEEPLPLAEGQGPPSPKEEEGPPFSPVQELFVLEIEALPLELSETPPPSPQLPGGSEATPKAAPLSPEPSEATPLGPTSPETVFSRTEQEVSLKEPASFAVKQEGGGMGDSGLRTQPPAKRRQLSVPRSPLARPLENGGSMISSTSFNGSAGPPACKRGRQELPCGNSSCLEVHSIGSEDEDLELPLDGLLPRSPLPDSTRADSPFQSLVSSSQGSPQLCQRLLPKACKTSVATQCDPEEIIVLSDSD; this comes from the exons ATGGCTGCCACAGTGGAGAGCAACATCATCATCTTggatgatgaggaggaggggcTGCCACCACCTATGCCCAGGGAGCCCCCAGGGCCCgcctctgcctccccccagcccagtgggACCCCCACCAAGAAACCAGATCCCCTGGCCCAGCATGGTGGCAGCTTCAAGACTGAGAATGAACGTCTCTTTGCAGAG ttcctggagtgCTGTAGCCGGCTGACGGAGGAGCACCCTGAGGTGATCCCATTCCTGGCCAGCCGGCACCAGAAGGCCGGTGCCGAGTTCCTGGCCTCAGCTGAGTTTCGCAACGTGCTGGGGCGCTGCCTGACTCGTGTGCAGAGCAAGCGCAGCAAAGTCTACGTCTACATCAACGAGCTGTGCACCGTGCTCAAGGCCCACACGCAGCGCCGCAAGCTGGCGCTcagctcagccccagcccccaccgccccccaccaGCCGGAGCCCGCAGCGCccgaggagggggaggggacgtcGGGACAGCGCGGCACTGGCTCCAAGCGGCAAATCCGCTACCTGGAGAACCTGCTGCGTGTCTACATGGGGGAGATCCGGCGGCTGCAGGAGCGGGAGCTGGACCTGGCTGAGCTGGACAGCGAGGACTCCACCTACCTGCAGGAGAGCCGGCTCAAGCGCAAGATGATGCACATCTTCGAGCGGCTGTGCCAGCTCAAGCAGTGCAGCAGCCTGACGGGCCGGGTGATCGAGCAGCGCATCCCCTACCGGGGCACCCGCTACCCGGAGGTCAACCGGCGCATCGAGCGCTTCATCAACCGGCCCGACGTCTTCCCCGACTACACCGACATCCTCAAGGTGATCCAGAAGGCCAGTGCCCGCCACAGCCTGGGCCTGGCCAAGCGCCAGATGCAGAGCATGGCCTTGGATGCCTTCCGCGAGGTGGGCAACCGCCTGCAGGAGCGGCGCCACCTCGACCTGGTCTACAACTTCGGTAGCCACCTCACCGACCAGTACCGGCCTG ACACTGACCCTGCCCGAAGGGACTCTGCACTGGCCCGGCGGCTGCGGGAGAACCGCGAGGTGGCGCTGACGCGGCTGGACAGTGTCGTCTCACGCTATGCCCAGCTGCAGGACGAGAGCGAGGAGGAGGAGCGTGTCCGCAAGAGAGCTGCCCAAGCCCGTGGCAGCGCCACCCCCCGGCAGGAGGGgccgctgcccccaccctgccccatggCGCCAGACCCAGGGGAGGAGCAGCTCCACACGCAG GGCAGCCCCAGCACGAGCGCCACAAGCCAAGGGGCACTTGCGGTCAGTGAGGAGGATGACGATGACTCGGAGGAGGAAGAGCCCTCATCAGACACAGACATtgaggaggagctgcagcagagccaagaaggtggggaggaggaagaagaggatgcAGCCATGCAAG ATGCAGAAGCAGCAGGTGAGGACACGGCAGGGGACCAGGAGGACCAGTGCATGGAGTTGGGCCTGGAGCCGGGCCTGGAGCCACTGCCATGCTCGTCAGGCGGGGAGGATCTGGAGGACGAGGATGAGGAGGACGAAGAAGAGGATGAAGATGAGGAGCCCCTGCCCCTTGCAGAGGGCCAGGGCCCCCCGTCccccaaggaggaggaggggccaccATTCAGCCCGGTGCAGGAGCTGTTTGTGCTGGAGATTGAGGCGCTGCCCCTGGAACTCAGCGAAacaccacccccctcccctcaactCCCAGGGGGCTCTGAGGCCACCCCAAAGGCTGCCCCCTTGTCCCCAGAGCCCTCTGAGGCCACCCCACTGGGCCCCACCTCCCCTGAGACGGTCTTTTCACGGACTGAGCAGGAGGTCTCCCTGAAGGAGCCTGCTAGTTTCGCGGTGAAGCAGGAGGGAGGTGGCATGGGGGACTCCGGGCTCCGGactcaaccccctgccaagagaaGGCAGCTGTCTGTCCCCAGGAGCCCCCTTGCCCGGCCCTTGGAGAACGGGGGCAGCATGATCAGCTCCACCAGCTTCAACGGCAGCGCTGGGCCCCCAGCCTGCAAGAGGGGACGCCAGGAGCTGCCCTGTGGCAACAG CAGCTGCCTGGAGGTTCACAGCATCGGCTCAGAGGATGAGGACTTGGAGCTGCCGCTAGATGGCCTgctgccccgcagccccctgcctgaCTCCACCCGTGCCGATTCGCCCTTCCAGAGCTTGGTCAGCAGCTCCCAGGGCAGCCCGCAGCTGTGCCAGCGCCTCTTGCCCAAGGCCTGCAAG ACCAGCGTGGCGACTCAGTGTGACCCGGAGGAGATCATCGTTCTGTCGGACTCGGATTAg